From the Neoarius graeffei isolate fNeoGra1 chromosome 1, fNeoGra1.pri, whole genome shotgun sequence genome, one window contains:
- the si:dkeyp-75h12.7 gene encoding uncharacterized protein si:dkeyp-75h12.7 isoform X1: MWAVPLILRVISLVLNVGSSFSSCTTRVSVQDLGCHVHWSCSDVSATSMTFTVQTKSQGAEWQNVSHCIQISSDSCDLSQAFKDFDLYKHVMLGLNQGHGKINWTEPQLCDPIKDANARFSPPSVSISLKEQQQLWVNVNFPCAPNAVCQGEDEEAPPTCCPLTDFLELNTTVILYNKHMTENQTRTEMVEGHPLMVQFGGLVRGQEYCTVAHFASSPLSKPQCVHIPLLGPSENRALFVLALCGAFIALLLVAGFVLRRWLCWCASTDLRFPKSLVSFLSQDQEGPVVDEPRQADFEEEELIVHLSIISLNDVLPSDPHSFYPHLHGLGVRYYSTAILSDQFCNGDEDTGYHSRDVETDGVADCGSPAHYPWTRWSSLPALRTGMVCLLGNFIPSEGSGIPLSSVRVAGDQITKMESDHSFKVLPSLYSDLD; this comes from the exons ATGTGGGCTGTTCCCCTAATCTTGAGGGTGATTTCTTTAGTGCTGAATGTAG gGTCCTCATTCTCTTCTTGCACTACCCGTGTAAGTGTTCAGGATTTAGGCTGCCACGTGCACTGGAGCTGTTCTGATGTCAGTGCCACCTCCATGACCTTCACTGTCCAGACAAAGAGTCAAGG ggcaGAATGGCAGAATGTCTCTCACTGTATCCAGATCTCCTCTGATAGTTGTGATCTGTCTCAGGCCTTCAAGGACTTTGATCTCTATAAGCACGTCATGCTGGGACTGAACCAGGGACATGGGAAAATTAATTGGACCGAACCACAGCTTTGTGACCCGATCAAAGACG CGAATGCGAGATTTAGCCCCCCCTCAGTGTCCATCTCtctgaaggagcagcagcagctctGGGTGAATGTGAACTTCCCATGTGCTCCAAATGCTGTCTGTCAAGGGGAGGATGAAGAGGCTCCTCCAACCTGCTGTCCCCTCACTGATTTCCTGGAGCTGAACACCACAGTCATTCTTTATAATAAACATATGACGGAAAATCAG ACTCGCACCGAGATGGTGGAAGGTCATCCGTTGATGGTGCAGTTTGGTGGGCTCGTGCGAGGTCAAGAGTACTGCACCGTAGCCCACTTTGCCTCCTCTCCCCTCTCGAAACCACAGTGTGTCCACATCCCACTGCTGG GCCCTTCAGAAAATCGAGCTCTTTTTGTCCTGGCCCTATGTGGTGCCTTCATTGCTCTTCTTCTCGTTGCGGGGTTTGTGCTGAGGAGATGGTTGTGTTGGTGTGCCTCAACAGACCTCAGATTCCCTAAATCTCTG GTGTCTTTTTTGAGTCAGGATCAGGAGGGTCCTGTTGTGGATGAACCCAGACAGGCAGACTTTGAAGAAGAGGAATTGATTGTCCATCTCTCCATCATCTCCCTTAATGACGTGCTTCCTTCTGACCCCCACTCGTTTTATCCACACTTGCACGGACTTGGGGTCAGATATTACTCCACAGCCATTCTGAGTGACCAGTTTTGTAATGGAGATGAGGACACCGGTTACCACTCCAGAGATGTGGAAACAGATGGGGTTGCAGATTGTGGATCTCCAGCTCACTATCCATGGACCCGTTGGTCATCACTTCCTGCTCTCAGAACAGGAATGGTGTGTTTGTTGGGGAACTTTATTCCTTCGGAGGGCTCGGGGATTCCTTTAAGCTCGGTCCGAGTAGCTGGAGATCAGATAACCAAGATGGAATCGGATCATTCTTTCAAAGTACTTCCATCCCTGTATAGTGACTTAGATTAA
- the si:dkeyp-75h12.7 gene encoding uncharacterized protein si:dkeyp-75h12.7 isoform X2 encodes MTFTVQTKSQGAEWQNVSHCIQISSDSCDLSQAFKDFDLYKHVMLGLNQGHGKINWTEPQLCDPIKDANARFSPPSVSISLKEQQQLWVNVNFPCAPNAVCQGEDEEAPPTCCPLTDFLELNTTVILYNKHMTENQTRTEMVEGHPLMVQFGGLVRGQEYCTVAHFASSPLSKPQCVHIPLLGPSENRALFVLALCGAFIALLLVAGFVLRRWLCWCASTDLRFPKSLVSFLSQDQEGPVVDEPRQADFEEEELIVHLSIISLNDVLPSDPHSFYPHLHGLGVRYYSTAILSDQFCNGDEDTGYHSRDVETDGVADCGSPAHYPWTRWSSLPALRTGMVCLLGNFIPSEGSGIPLSSVRVAGDQITKMESDHSFKVLPSLYSDLD; translated from the exons ATGACCTTCACTGTCCAGACAAAGAGTCAAGG ggcaGAATGGCAGAATGTCTCTCACTGTATCCAGATCTCCTCTGATAGTTGTGATCTGTCTCAGGCCTTCAAGGACTTTGATCTCTATAAGCACGTCATGCTGGGACTGAACCAGGGACATGGGAAAATTAATTGGACCGAACCACAGCTTTGTGACCCGATCAAAGACG CGAATGCGAGATTTAGCCCCCCCTCAGTGTCCATCTCtctgaaggagcagcagcagctctGGGTGAATGTGAACTTCCCATGTGCTCCAAATGCTGTCTGTCAAGGGGAGGATGAAGAGGCTCCTCCAACCTGCTGTCCCCTCACTGATTTCCTGGAGCTGAACACCACAGTCATTCTTTATAATAAACATATGACGGAAAATCAG ACTCGCACCGAGATGGTGGAAGGTCATCCGTTGATGGTGCAGTTTGGTGGGCTCGTGCGAGGTCAAGAGTACTGCACCGTAGCCCACTTTGCCTCCTCTCCCCTCTCGAAACCACAGTGTGTCCACATCCCACTGCTGG GCCCTTCAGAAAATCGAGCTCTTTTTGTCCTGGCCCTATGTGGTGCCTTCATTGCTCTTCTTCTCGTTGCGGGGTTTGTGCTGAGGAGATGGTTGTGTTGGTGTGCCTCAACAGACCTCAGATTCCCTAAATCTCTG GTGTCTTTTTTGAGTCAGGATCAGGAGGGTCCTGTTGTGGATGAACCCAGACAGGCAGACTTTGAAGAAGAGGAATTGATTGTCCATCTCTCCATCATCTCCCTTAATGACGTGCTTCCTTCTGACCCCCACTCGTTTTATCCACACTTGCACGGACTTGGGGTCAGATATTACTCCACAGCCATTCTGAGTGACCAGTTTTGTAATGGAGATGAGGACACCGGTTACCACTCCAGAGATGTGGAAACAGATGGGGTTGCAGATTGTGGATCTCCAGCTCACTATCCATGGACCCGTTGGTCATCACTTCCTGCTCTCAGAACAGGAATGGTGTGTTTGTTGGGGAACTTTATTCCTTCGGAGGGCTCGGGGATTCCTTTAAGCTCGGTCCGAGTAGCTGGAGATCAGATAACCAAGATGGAATCGGATCATTCTTTCAAAGTACTTCCATCCCTGTATAGTGACTTAGATTAA